The Ramlibacter sp. PS4R-6 nucleotide sequence GGCCGCGGTGGTGGCGCGCGACCTGGTCATTCCTCACCGAGCCGGTTGCCGCCACGGCGCTGCACGCGCTGGCCCTGTGGCTGTGGCACGTGCCCGCGTCGTTCGAGGCCGCGCTGCACAGCGAAGCCGTACATGCGCTGCAGCACACCAGCTTCCTGGGCACGGCGCTGTTCTTCTGGTGGGCGGTGCTGGGGCGCGATTCGCGCGTGTCGCGCGGCGGCGGCATGGCGCTGGCGTGCCTGTTCGCGACGATGATGCACACGAGCGCACTGGGCGCGCTGCTCACGTTGGCCCCCACGCCGTGGTATCCGGCTTACGCGGCCAGCGCTCCCTTGTTCGGCATGGACCCCGTCGAAGACCAGCAGCTCGGCGGCCTCGTGATGTGGGTGCCCGGGGCGGCAGCGTATCTGTGGGCCACGCTGGCCATCGCTTCGCGCTTCCTCGGGTTCCGTGGAGCCACGCAGCCGCGGGCAGCGCGGCCCTGAAGCCGGGATTCAGCCCACGCGAGCCGCCCGCCGCATTAGCGGCGAACTCGTTGCGGCGATCGCCAGTTCCCCTGCCGCCTGCACGAGCGGCGCCCCCAGCTCCTGCATCCGCGCAACCGTCAACCGTTGCAGCGGCCCCGCGATCGTGATCACCCCCGCCGCCACGCCTCCGCGCCCCAGCACCGGGGCGGCCATCGCGCTCATCCCCGGCGCATACATCTCCACGATCATGCTGAAGCCGCGCTTGCGGTCTTCGTCGAGCACCTTCATCAGCGCCTTGAACGTGGTCGGCGCCTTGGGGCCGA carries:
- a CDS encoding cytochrome c oxidase assembly protein, which translates into the protein MGPVALLLLTAAAPALAHAPDARGAHDALLHWTFEPWVVVPLLIAAALYARGIRHLWRNAGRGRGITLAQVACFAAGWLSLVAALVSPLDTLGGRLFSAHMVQHEVLMLVSAPLIVLARPLAAWTWAFSLHNRQRIGDGLRPRWWRATWSFLTEPVAATALHALALWLWHVPASFEAALHSEAVHALQHTSFLGTALFFWWAVLGRDSRVSRGGGMALACLFATMMHTSALGALLTLAPTPWYPAYAASAPLFGMDPVEDQQLGGLVMWVPGAAAYLWATLAIASRFLGFRGATQPRAARP